In a single window of the Flavobacterium ammoniigenes genome:
- a CDS encoding right-handed parallel beta-helix repeat-containing protein, translated as MQLNRLLFILGILFTVCACRSDFETVASKGDLVFSQDTIFFDTVFSTIGSSTFQLKVYNKSNQDISIPSIQLGKGLSSKYRMTVDGMSGNQGKLFQDVTLLAKDSLYIFIETTANAADANPTDFLYTDQIQFGSGANLQKVELVTLVKEAVFLFPKRLSNGGKETIPLGNKIVEGFYLDDNELHFTNQKAYVIYGYAAVPLGKTAVFDAGARVYFHANSGLVVGNNASLQINGRSSSTSQLENEIVFLGDRLQADYANVPGQWETVWLGESTNVNIDHLTIKNASIGLLIQNNNGTSINIKNTQIYNSAHYGILAQNGKIVAENLLVNNAGEAALACTYGGNYTFTHCTFNNNWNSPNQMAVALSNFKLGAVPETNALSKATFNNCIIYGSYTNELELNKKTGAAFEYQFNNCLIKLDSKFAATNPLYQFTNDPTHYNNILLNQDPKFQSSTKNKLNIDATSAAFAKGNASYLIPFDILGTTRTLPPDLGAYQSKPFVN; from the coding sequence ATGCAACTGAATCGATTGTTATTTATTCTCGGAATCCTATTCACGGTTTGCGCCTGCCGTTCCGATTTTGAGACTGTTGCCAGCAAAGGAGATCTAGTTTTTTCACAAGACACCATTTTTTTTGATACTGTTTTTAGCACTATCGGTTCCAGCACTTTCCAACTCAAAGTATACAACAAAAGTAACCAAGACATTTCCATTCCTTCGATTCAATTAGGCAAAGGATTGAGTTCGAAATACCGAATGACGGTAGACGGTATGTCGGGTAATCAAGGCAAACTATTCCAAGACGTGACACTTTTGGCCAAAGACAGTCTCTATATATTTATCGAAACTACTGCCAATGCGGCTGATGCCAATCCAACCGATTTTCTGTACACCGACCAAATTCAATTTGGCAGCGGAGCCAACCTTCAAAAAGTGGAACTAGTAACTTTAGTCAAAGAGGCTGTTTTTCTTTTTCCAAAACGATTATCCAACGGAGGAAAAGAAACAATTCCCCTTGGAAACAAAATAGTAGAAGGTTTTTATTTGGACGATAACGAATTGCATTTTACCAACCAAAAGGCTTATGTGATTTATGGTTACGCTGCTGTACCTCTGGGAAAAACCGCCGTTTTTGATGCAGGAGCCAGAGTTTATTTTCACGCCAATTCGGGATTGGTTGTAGGTAATAATGCTTCTCTGCAAATCAATGGACGAAGTTCATCAACTAGCCAATTGGAAAACGAAATTGTTTTCCTAGGCGACCGACTTCAAGCTGACTACGCCAATGTGCCCGGGCAATGGGAAACCGTTTGGCTTGGCGAGTCAACCAATGTAAATATTGATCATTTAACGATTAAAAATGCATCTATTGGTTTGTTGATCCAAAATAACAATGGAACCTCAATTAACATCAAAAACACTCAAATCTACAATTCGGCTCACTATGGAATTTTAGCTCAAAACGGAAAAATAGTTGCGGAAAATCTGTTAGTTAACAATGCCGGAGAAGCCGCTTTAGCTTGTACTTACGGTGGGAATTACACCTTTACCCATTGTACTTTTAATAACAATTGGAATTCTCCCAATCAAATGGCAGTTGCCCTAAGTAATTTCAAATTAGGGGCTGTTCCAGAAACAAATGCATTAAGTAAAGCTACTTTCAACAATTGCATTATTTACGGCTCGTACACTAACGAATTGGAACTAAACAAAAAAACGGGAGCTGCATTTGAATACCAATTCAATAATTGTTTAATTAAATTGGATTCGAAATTCGCGGCAACAAATCCATTATATCAGTTTACTAATGATCCCACGCATTATAATAACATACTCTTGAATCAGGATCCAAAATTTCAAAGTAGTACTAAAAACAAACTCAATATTGATGCGACATCCGCAGCTTTCGCAAAAGGAAATGCTAGCTATCTCATTCCGTTTGATATTTTAGGAACAACCCGAACTTTACCACCAGATTTGGGTGCCTACCAAAGCAAACCATTTGTTAACTAA
- a CDS encoding PaaI family thioesterase, giving the protein MTFDKQKILDYCNSFANTTLMGTLNIDYVDAGEDFLVATMPVNPSVHQPMGLLHGGATVALAESVGSAASMLFVNSDLFEVRGIEIAANHLKSKRNGIVTATAKIVHKGKSIHLWEIRIVDENGSLVSLCKLTNMVLPKRKIE; this is encoded by the coding sequence ATGACATTCGACAAACAAAAGATACTAGACTATTGCAATAGTTTTGCAAACACCACTTTAATGGGCACTTTGAATATTGACTATGTAGATGCTGGGGAAGATTTCTTGGTAGCTACTATGCCTGTGAATCCTTCGGTACATCAACCTATGGGATTGTTGCACGGAGGAGCCACTGTAGCTTTGGCTGAAAGTGTAGGAAGCGCGGCATCAATGTTGTTTGTTAATTCTGATTTATTCGAAGTGCGTGGCATCGAGATTGCGGCCAATCATTTAAAATCGAAACGCAACGGAATCGTTACGGCTACCGCCAAAATTGTTCATAAAGGCAAAAGTATTCACCTTTGGGAAATTCGAATTGTGGATGAAAATGGAAGTTTAGTTTCCCTTTGTAAATTGACCAATATGGTATTACCAAAACGAAAAATCGAATAA
- a CDS encoding isochorismate synthase: MISLVDKIVLQHQQNLPFVVYSKPNSDTVLGLFQQNDTLYEVNDFSEKGFVFASFDGIQNYFIPEKESEQWSEDWLSNPEAFSNKEMVADNDLVAQTNFQDLVGKGIQAIQNKEFQKVVVARKESVTLEHFDLGTTFKKLVAQYRLAFVYCFYHPKIGTWLGASPEQLLKATANSFETMALAGTQKDTGEATVSWPQKEQEEQQFVTDYIVSKLKDSGAQIQVSDAYSVKAGSLWHIKTDISGDFGPALDLQKAIQLLHPTPAVCGVPKSVSKAFIVANENYNRSFYTGFLGELNRDFVSDLFVNLRCMQIENNQAHLYMGCGITKDSDPEKEWKESVNKSMTMKRIL, translated from the coding sequence ATGATTTCATTAGTCGATAAGATCGTTCTTCAGCACCAACAAAATTTACCTTTTGTGGTGTATTCCAAACCGAATTCGGATACTGTTTTGGGTTTGTTTCAGCAAAATGATACCTTGTATGAAGTAAACGATTTTTCTGAGAAAGGTTTTGTTTTTGCTTCGTTTGATGGAATTCAAAACTATTTCATTCCTGAAAAGGAATCGGAACAATGGAGTGAAGATTGGTTATCCAACCCGGAAGCATTTTCGAATAAGGAGATGGTTGCTGATAATGATTTAGTTGCACAAACTAATTTTCAGGATTTGGTAGGTAAGGGGATTCAAGCTATACAAAATAAAGAGTTCCAAAAAGTAGTAGTCGCACGAAAGGAAAGTGTTACTCTCGAACATTTCGATTTGGGTACTACTTTTAAAAAATTAGTAGCCCAATACCGTTTGGCTTTTGTGTATTGTTTCTATCATCCAAAAATCGGTACTTGGCTAGGCGCCAGTCCAGAGCAATTGCTAAAAGCAACTGCCAATTCGTTTGAAACAATGGCTTTGGCAGGAACGCAAAAAGATACAGGTGAAGCAACGGTGAGTTGGCCACAAAAAGAACAAGAAGAACAACAATTTGTAACTGACTATATAGTTTCCAAATTAAAGGACTCGGGTGCCCAAATTCAAGTTTCCGATGCTTACAGCGTCAAAGCGGGTAGTCTATGGCACATTAAAACGGATATTTCGGGTGACTTTGGGCCTGCCTTAGATTTGCAAAAAGCGATTCAGTTATTGCATCCTACTCCGGCGGTTTGTGGCGTGCCTAAATCGGTTTCAAAAGCTTTTATTGTAGCCAATGAAAATTACAATCGTAGTTTTTACACTGGTTTTTTAGGCGAATTGAATCGGGATTTTGTATCGGATTTGTTTGTAAATTTGCGCTGTATGCAAATTGAAAACAATCAAGCACATTTGTATATGGGTTGTGGAATTACCAAAGATAGCGATCCAGAAAAAGAATGGAAGGAAAGTGTGAATAAGTCCATGACGATGAAACGAATACTATAG
- the bshB1 gene encoding bacillithiol biosynthesis deacetylase BshB1, whose product MKLDILAFGAHPDDVELGCAGTILKEIALGKKVGIIDLTRGELGTRGSADLRDQEADASAQILGVSVRENLRFRDGFFANDEAHQLEVIKMIRKYQPEIVLCNAIDDRHIDHAKGSQLVSDACFLSGLMKIATQLDGQAQQAWRPKLVYHYIQWKDIKPDFVVDITGFTDKKTASILAYKSQFYDPNSKEPESPITSKNFLESLNYRSRDLGRLVGVEHAEGFTVERYLAVNSLGDLI is encoded by the coding sequence ATGAAATTAGATATACTGGCTTTTGGCGCACATCCGGACGATGTTGAATTGGGTTGCGCAGGGACAATTTTAAAAGAAATTGCATTAGGCAAAAAAGTCGGAATTATTGATTTGACTCGTGGCGAATTAGGTACGCGTGGTTCGGCTGATTTGCGTGATCAAGAAGCCGATGCTTCTGCTCAAATCTTGGGTGTTTCAGTACGTGAGAACCTTCGTTTTAGAGATGGTTTTTTTGCCAATGACGAAGCGCACCAATTGGAAGTAATAAAAATGATTCGCAAATACCAACCTGAAATAGTTTTGTGTAATGCTATAGACGACCGTCATATTGATCATGCTAAAGGCAGTCAATTAGTTTCAGATGCCTGTTTTTTATCAGGTTTGATGAAAATAGCAACGCAATTGGACGGACAAGCGCAACAAGCTTGGCGCCCAAAACTAGTCTATCATTACATTCAATGGAAAGATATTAAACCCGATTTTGTTGTTGATATAACCGGTTTCACCGATAAAAAAACCGCTTCCATTTTAGCTTATAAATCTCAATTTTACGATCCAAATTCAAAGGAACCGGAATCACCAATAACCAGTAAAAACTTTTTAGAAAGTTTGAATTATCGTTCAAGAGATTTAGGACGATTGGTAGGAGTAGAGCATGCTGAAGGTTTTACTGTCGAAAGGTATTTGGCTGTCAATAGCTTAGGAGATTTGATTTAA
- a CDS encoding sulfurtransferase, with the protein MNPIITPNQLIEAVQTNTIVLVDATNSPTAFQNYQQSHLEGALFVDVNTQLADIKEDVAVGGRHPLPSPVEFSKTMSDLGIITETWVVVYDDKNGANAAARFWWMLRSVGHENVQVLSGGIQAAIQAGFPVSSAVEIPNKAPLYPIQNWQWPTIDLEGMDVMIQQDAFVVIDVRESHRFKGEAEPIDLVAGHIPGATNIPFMANLDDHGFFLSSEELKTKYQNTLGSIPVENRVVHCGSGVTACHTILALAIAELPLPKLYVGSWSEWSRNYREIATDI; encoded by the coding sequence ATGAATCCAATAATTACTCCCAATCAATTAATTGAAGCAGTACAGACCAATACAATCGTATTGGTTGACGCTACTAATAGTCCGACTGCTTTTCAGAATTACCAACAATCCCATTTAGAAGGGGCTTTGTTTGTAGATGTCAATACGCAATTGGCGGATATCAAAGAAGATGTTGCTGTAGGCGGACGTCATCCTTTACCATCTCCGGTAGAGTTTTCCAAAACAATGTCCGATTTAGGAATAATAACCGAAACTTGGGTAGTAGTGTATGACGATAAAAATGGCGCCAATGCAGCTGCGCGATTTTGGTGGATGTTGCGTTCCGTAGGACACGAAAATGTACAAGTGTTGAGTGGTGGCATACAAGCTGCAATTCAAGCGGGTTTTCCAGTTAGTTCTGCTGTCGAAATCCCGAACAAAGCTCCATTATATCCTATTCAAAATTGGCAATGGCCAACGATTGATTTAGAAGGAATGGATGTAATGATTCAACAAGATGCTTTTGTAGTAATTGATGTTCGCGAATCGCATCGCTTTAAAGGCGAAGCAGAACCAATTGATTTGGTTGCGGGACATATTCCAGGAGCGACCAATATTCCTTTTATGGCTAATTTAGACGACCATGGTTTTTTCTTGTCGTCAGAAGAGTTAAAAACCAAATACCAAAATACTCTCGGGTCAATTCCTGTCGAGAATAGAGTAGTACATTGTGGATCAGGAGTAACTGCTTGTCACACAATTTTAGCATTAGCGATAGCCGAATTACCATTACCCAAATTGTATGTGGGTTCTTGGAGCGAATGGTCTAGGAATTACAGAGAGATTGCAACAGATATATAA
- a CDS encoding M28 family peptidase, with product MKKILFLSLIALGSSCKNGALVATKNVDPTQYMKTISADDLKKHLYIIAADSMEGRETGSTGQKKAGKYLISQYQQNQVSFPKGASDFYQVVPASFLNKKRNNNLPDSENIWAFIEGSEKPEEVIVISAHYDHVGIENGDAFNGADDDGSGTSALLEIAQAFQTAKKAGHGPKRSILFLHVTGEEHGLLGSRYYSENPLFPLANTVADVNIDMIGRRDALHADTNNYVYIIGANRLSSELDHISATMNQKYVGLDLDYRFNDPKDPNHFYERSDHYNFAKFGIPSVFFFNGVHADYHKKSDEPNKIEYDALEKRTQLAFVIAWELANRKDRIVVDVIKK from the coding sequence ATGAAAAAAATTCTTTTTCTTTCCTTAATCGCTTTAGGATCTTCTTGTAAAAATGGGGCCTTGGTTGCGACTAAAAACGTTGACCCAACCCAATACATGAAAACGATTTCAGCAGACGATTTAAAAAAACACCTTTATATCATTGCTGCCGATTCTATGGAAGGACGTGAAACAGGTTCGACTGGCCAGAAAAAAGCAGGAAAATATTTAATTAGTCAATACCAACAAAATCAAGTATCATTCCCAAAAGGAGCATCTGATTTTTACCAAGTAGTTCCCGCTTCTTTTTTGAACAAAAAACGCAATAATAATTTACCAGATTCAGAAAATATTTGGGCTTTCATTGAAGGTTCAGAAAAACCAGAGGAAGTAATTGTCATCTCGGCGCATTACGATCATGTGGGTATAGAAAATGGTGACGCATTTAATGGTGCGGATGACGATGGGTCAGGAACTTCGGCATTATTAGAAATTGCACAAGCGTTCCAAACAGCAAAAAAAGCTGGACACGGGCCTAAGCGCTCTATTCTGTTTTTACACGTTACTGGTGAAGAGCATGGTTTATTAGGCTCTCGTTATTATTCTGAAAATCCATTGTTTCCATTAGCCAATACAGTTGCCGATGTGAATATCGATATGATTGGACGTCGCGATGCGTTACATGCCGACACCAACAATTACGTATACATTATTGGAGCCAATCGTTTGTCCTCTGAATTAGATCATATTAGCGCCACAATGAATCAGAAATATGTAGGTCTTGATTTGGATTACCGTTTTAACGACCCTAAAGATCCTAATCATTTTTACGAACGTTCTGATCACTACAACTTTGCAAAATTTGGAATTCCATCTGTATTTTTCTTTAATGGCGTTCATGCTGATTACCATAAAAAGTCAGACGAACCTAACAAAATCGAATACGATGCTTTAGAAAAAAGAACACAACTAGCTTTCGTTATAGCTTGGGAATTAGCCAACCGAAAAGACCGAATTGTTGTGGATGTGATTAAAAAATAA
- a CDS encoding dienelactone hydrolase family protein, protein MKIFQYLLLGALLFTTGVFAQLQAVQYKDEAQILNGLAIKPNKATAQKPGILVLPAWKGIDAHAKATAEKLSKLGYYAFVADIYGEGNYPQTTADAGKMSGFYKKNTLLYQKRIELALAQLIQSGANPDNIAVIGFCFGGTGALEAARKNLKVKGVVSFHGGLGRDTTLPINPITTKVLACHGADDPFVSKDEIAGFQQEMRDTKADWEMVYYANAVHSFTDIDAGNDNSKGAAYNEKAATRSFEHMKLFLNEVLLK, encoded by the coding sequence ATGAAAATCTTCCAATACCTTCTATTAGGCGCACTCCTTTTCACGACTGGTGTATTCGCACAATTACAAGCAGTTCAGTACAAAGATGAAGCGCAAATTTTAAATGGTTTAGCCATCAAACCCAATAAAGCAACTGCTCAAAAACCAGGAATTTTGGTACTCCCAGCTTGGAAAGGAATCGATGCCCATGCCAAAGCTACTGCTGAAAAACTATCAAAATTGGGCTACTATGCTTTTGTAGCGGATATTTATGGAGAAGGAAATTATCCACAAACTACCGCTGATGCAGGTAAAATGTCTGGATTTTATAAAAAAAATACACTCTTATATCAAAAAAGAATCGAATTGGCTTTAGCGCAATTGATCCAATCGGGTGCCAATCCTGATAATATTGCGGTAATTGGTTTTTGCTTTGGCGGAACAGGCGCATTGGAAGCAGCTAGAAAAAATTTGAAAGTAAAAGGAGTGGTTTCTTTTCATGGAGGTTTGGGTAGAGATACTACACTCCCTATCAATCCGATCACTACCAAAGTATTGGCCTGTCATGGTGCCGATGATCCTTTTGTTTCTAAAGATGAAATTGCTGGTTTCCAACAAGAAATGCGCGATACTAAAGCCGATTGGGAAATGGTGTATTATGCCAATGCAGTGCATTCATTTACAGATATCGATGCCGGAAACGACAATTCAAAAGGAGCAGCTTACAATGAAAAAGCAGCAACTCGCTCTTTTGAGCATATGAAATTGTTCTTAAACGAAGTATTACTTAAATAA
- a CDS encoding penicillin acylase family protein, translated as MRSINNTIVLVLLIGTNFLGLAQVSRTESIRLTQLAKRVTIIRDQWGIAHVYGKTDADAVFGMLYAQCEDDFQRVEMNYIEKLGRLSEIKGSATLYNDLETRLLIDATEAKSDYQKAAPWLKKLLNSYADGINYYLYKNPKVKPLLLTHFEPWFPLLWTDGSIGAISTADLTTTELKDFYGNSDDKIAFVAKEKDMQTGSNGFAIAPNKTASGNAILYINPHTTFYFRPEIQISSEEGLQAYGAVTWGQFFVYQGFNENCGWMHTSSNVDVADTYIEKIVRQKDGLFYEYENKLLPVKEKEITIKYLENGKLVPKIFTTYFTHHGPVMAQRECKWISLKSNNRSMNSLIQSWERTKSKNFAEYQRAMDWKANTSNNTVYADNKGNIAYWHGNFVPIRDPQLNWAQPVDGSIAATEWKGLHPVEETVHLFNPKNGWLQNCNSTPFSVSGNESPKEENYPPYMAPDGETFRGINAVRTLQKGGQYTLDKIIADGYNNQLPFFEELIPATVKQFEKSRQNGETKYSSLSEAIQVLAAWDFTSSENSIALTLANEWGFKIDPLLRKTYIDQGELDQVENSRNFIQHLTAEQVLPQLQEVITELTTQFGTWKMPWGEINRFQRLSGEIDNRFDDAAPSLPISYTSVLWGALPAFKSAYQKDTKKRYGYSGNSFVCAVEFGDKVKAKSLLAGGNSGNPKSKHFNDQAEMYQKAQFKEVLFYKEDVEKNTERKYHPGE; from the coding sequence ATGAGAAGTATAAATAATACCATTGTATTGGTTCTTCTAATAGGAACTAACTTTTTAGGATTGGCACAAGTCAGTCGCACCGAAAGTATTCGATTAACACAACTAGCCAAACGAGTAACTATAATTAGAGATCAATGGGGAATTGCTCATGTCTATGGTAAAACAGATGCGGATGCTGTTTTCGGAATGCTATATGCCCAATGTGAAGACGATTTCCAACGCGTTGAAATGAATTATATTGAAAAATTAGGACGCCTTTCTGAAATTAAAGGTTCGGCTACTTTATATAATGATTTAGAAACACGCTTATTAATTGATGCCACTGAAGCAAAATCTGATTATCAAAAAGCGGCACCTTGGCTAAAAAAATTACTCAACAGCTATGCCGATGGAATCAATTATTATTTGTACAAAAACCCAAAAGTTAAACCCCTACTTTTAACCCATTTTGAACCTTGGTTTCCTTTACTGTGGACAGATGGAAGTATTGGCGCCATTAGTACTGCCGATCTAACCACAACAGAATTAAAAGATTTCTATGGCAATTCAGACGATAAAATAGCTTTTGTAGCCAAAGAAAAAGACATGCAAACCGGTTCGAATGGTTTTGCTATTGCACCTAATAAAACGGCTTCGGGAAATGCGATTTTGTATATCAATCCGCATACTACTTTTTATTTCAGACCCGAGATTCAAATTAGTAGCGAAGAAGGTTTACAAGCTTACGGCGCAGTAACTTGGGGGCAATTCTTTGTTTACCAAGGATTTAACGAAAATTGTGGCTGGATGCACACCTCTAGCAATGTCGATGTTGCCGACACCTATATCGAAAAAATTGTTCGTCAGAAAGACGGTTTATTTTACGAATATGAAAACAAACTTCTTCCTGTCAAAGAGAAAGAAATAACTATAAAATATCTAGAGAACGGAAAGTTGGTTCCTAAAATTTTCACTACTTATTTTACGCATCACGGTCCCGTTATGGCGCAAAGAGAATGTAAATGGATTAGTTTAAAATCCAATAACCGTTCGATGAATAGTTTGATTCAAAGTTGGGAACGTACCAAATCGAAAAATTTTGCTGAGTATCAAAGAGCCATGGATTGGAAAGCAAATACTTCTAACAATACAGTTTATGCTGACAATAAAGGAAATATAGCTTATTGGCATGGCAATTTTGTTCCCATAAGAGATCCACAACTCAATTGGGCACAACCAGTAGACGGCAGTATTGCTGCAACTGAATGGAAAGGCTTGCATCCTGTAGAAGAAACAGTGCATCTCTTTAATCCAAAAAATGGCTGGTTGCAAAACTGTAACTCTACTCCCTTTTCAGTATCTGGAAACGAGAGCCCAAAAGAAGAAAATTACCCACCATATATGGCACCTGATGGAGAAACCTTTAGAGGAATTAATGCGGTTAGAACTTTACAAAAAGGAGGTCAATATACTTTAGACAAAATCATTGCTGACGGATACAACAACCAACTTCCTTTCTTTGAAGAGCTAATTCCTGCCACGGTCAAACAATTTGAAAAAAGCAGACAAAATGGAGAAACGAAATACAGTAGCCTTTCAGAAGCTATACAAGTTTTAGCTGCATGGGATTTTACAAGTTCTGAAAATTCGATTGCTTTAACTTTGGCAAATGAATGGGGGTTCAAAATAGACCCGCTTTTACGAAAAACCTATATCGATCAAGGCGAATTAGATCAGGTAGAAAACAGTCGTAATTTCATACAGCATCTTACAGCAGAACAAGTCCTTCCACAATTACAAGAAGTGATTACTGAATTAACGACCCAATTTGGAACCTGGAAAATGCCATGGGGCGAAATCAATCGCTTTCAAAGACTCTCTGGCGAAATAGATAATCGTTTTGATGATGCTGCTCCAAGTCTACCAATTAGCTATACATCGGTATTGTGGGGTGCTTTGCCTGCTTTTAAAAGTGCATATCAAAAAGACACTAAAAAACGCTACGGTTACAGTGGTAACAGTTTTGTTTGCGCAGTGGAGTTTGGTGATAAGGTAAAAGCAAAATCACTCCTTGCTGGAGGAAATAGTGGTAATCCAAAATCAAAACATTTTAATGACCAAGCTGAAATGTATCAAAAAGCACAATTCAAAGAGGTACTTTTTTATAAAGAAGATGTTGAAAAAAATACGGAACGAAAATACCATCCAGGAGAATAG
- a CDS encoding cyanophycinase: MKPTYQNQIEKTIQIVFSLILIFCFSLTNAQKPKGKLFIIGGGNRSDQLMQHVVDLAQFKKTDYVVVLPMSSEEPDSAYIYFKDQFQKLVPNKIVMLNFDKNTVQNPKLNDSLQKAKLIFISGGDQTRFMNVVINTPVYSSIHKAFQNGSIIAGTSAGAAVMSENMITGNQKLEKEYSGTFESIRYDNLETTPGLGLVTNAIIDQHFLVRSRFNRLISAMVEFPNLTGIGIDESTAIIVDGNNVKVVGESEVVVMKKPIGIQKYPSKKLISLESMQMRMYVAGQQFSIQN; this comes from the coding sequence ATGAAACCTACATATCAAAATCAAATAGAAAAAACAATTCAAATTGTATTTAGTTTAATTCTTATTTTTTGTTTTTCATTGACGAATGCCCAAAAACCAAAAGGAAAATTATTCATCATTGGCGGTGGAAACCGCTCTGACCAATTAATGCAGCATGTAGTTGATCTTGCTCAATTTAAAAAAACAGACTATGTCGTAGTACTGCCAATGTCGAGCGAAGAGCCCGATAGCGCTTATATTTATTTTAAAGATCAGTTCCAAAAATTAGTGCCAAATAAAATAGTTATGTTAAATTTTGACAAAAACACCGTTCAAAATCCAAAGCTCAACGACTCCTTACAAAAAGCAAAACTTATTTTTATAAGTGGCGGTGACCAAACACGTTTTATGAATGTGGTGATCAATACACCTGTTTATTCATCCATACATAAAGCATTTCAAAACGGAAGCATTATTGCCGGAACTAGTGCTGGAGCGGCTGTAATGTCTGAAAATATGATTACAGGTAATCAGAAATTGGAAAAAGAATATTCAGGGACATTTGAATCTATCCGTTACGATAACTTAGAAACCACTCCAGGTTTAGGATTGGTTACCAATGCTATAATTGACCAGCATTTTTTGGTAAGAAGCCGTTTCAACCGCTTGATTTCTGCCATGGTAGAGTTTCCGAATTTGACTGGAATTGGAATTGATGAGAGCACCGCCATTATTGTAGATGGAAATAATGTCAAAGTAGTCGGAGAAAGTGAAGTGGTTGTCATGAAAAAACCAATCGGAATTCAAAAATACCCGTCAAAGAAATTGATTTCTTTAGAAAGCATGCAAATGAGAATGTATGTAGCAGGACAACAATTTAGTATCCAAAACTAA
- a CDS encoding Lrp/AsnC family transcriptional regulator codes for MEKLDEFDIQIIKELEKDGRIAYSTIATNLKISNTMVHQRINKLTEQGILAGIRPIINEKKVGYDWGAFTGITLNKDHDSDRVIEALKKIPEITECYYITGSYTLYIKMIAKNHEHMRKILYEQIDSIPGIAKTDSIIELGCAFKRNISL; via the coding sequence ATGGAAAAATTAGATGAATTCGATATCCAAATCATCAAAGAATTGGAAAAAGATGGTCGCATTGCCTACTCCACCATTGCCACTAATTTGAAGATATCCAATACAATGGTGCACCAACGGATTAACAAATTAACCGAACAAGGAATTTTAGCAGGTATTCGCCCCATAATCAACGAAAAAAAAGTGGGCTACGACTGGGGGGCTTTTACTGGTATTACTTTAAACAAAGACCACGATTCAGATCGAGTTATCGAAGCACTTAAAAAGATTCCGGAAATTACCGAATGTTATTACATTACTGGTTCTTACACTTTGTATATCAAAATGATTGCTAAAAATCACGAACACATGCGTAAAATTCTCTACGAACAAATTGATTCCATCCCCGGAATTGCGAAAACCGATTCAATCATAGAATTAGGATGTGCTTTCAAAAGAAATATTTCACTTTAA